Proteins from a genomic interval of Pseudodesulfovibrio nedwellii:
- a CDS encoding flagellin, with amino-acid sequence MSLSDIEKNFLYTYSSQLLQQDMLTNQLFGASKMGQDLRSLVLGGPVRAETFTNPFEEAISGQLRSDAGATRQASRNVGEAASMVGVARTDMATIADALEDMEDIIDKINTGELDENSAVVKADYDALLDKITGTISNSDYNGIALLDGSQWGTDQIDATGNVHIQSSKSGGFDVTFHNVDGYDWTVFDSADLVDAGDRATQLASVQSYLSDMSAIQDVYAGKEDSLQAQELHLQSQAQLLDQAAQMRKPSDPSYSMEQLLADLIIRESGTLFDSNG; translated from the coding sequence ATGTCGCTGTCCGATATTGAAAAGAATTTTTTGTATACGTATTCCTCCCAACTGTTGCAGCAGGATATGCTGACAAATCAGCTGTTTGGTGCGTCCAAGATGGGACAAGATCTTCGAAGTCTTGTCCTTGGTGGTCCTGTGCGTGCAGAAACTTTTACCAATCCTTTTGAAGAGGCCATCAGCGGGCAGTTGCGGTCTGATGCCGGGGCAACTCGACAGGCGTCTCGGAACGTTGGAGAAGCTGCCTCTATGGTTGGTGTGGCACGGACCGACATGGCGACCATCGCTGATGCTCTGGAAGATATGGAAGATATTATCGACAAGATTAATACCGGAGAACTTGATGAAAATAGTGCAGTTGTCAAGGCTGACTACGATGCACTCTTGGACAAAATAACAGGTACGATTTCCAATTCGGATTACAACGGTATTGCCCTGTTGGATGGTTCTCAGTGGGGAACGGACCAGATTGATGCCACAGGCAATGTGCACATTCAATCCAGCAAAAGTGGTGGCTTTGATGTCACGTTTCATAATGTCGATGGATATGATTGGACGGTGTTTGACAGTGCAGACCTCGTGGATGCCGGAGACAGAGCAACTCAATTGGCATCTGTTCAATCCTATTTGTCGGATATGAGTGCTATTCAGGATGTTTACGCTGGTAAAGAGGACAGTTTGCAGGCGCAGGAACTTCATTTACAGAGTCAAGCGCAACTTCTCGATCAGGCCGCACAGATGCGCAAGCCTTCTGACCCGAGTTATTCTATGGAGCAACTCTTGGCGGACCTTATTATTAGAGAAAGTGGAACGTTATTCGATAGCAACGGTTAG
- the ilvB gene encoding acetolactate synthase large subunit gives MKLSGAEIIIKLLERQGIDTIAGIPGGANLPMYDALGQSDSIRHILTRHEQGAGFIAQGMARVTGKPAVFFATSGPGATNTLTAIADAKLDSIPIICITGQVPLSMIGTDAFQEVDTYGLSVPITKHNFLVRSVKDLLDVIPAAFRIASSGRPGPVVVDVPKDVQMAMCEFDAWSEIGEREPTEELIPAEIRRAADMINKAERPVLYLGGGVIQSDSAAEALALAEKAGIPSAMTLMGLGVIPTDNPLCLGMLGMHAARYTNMALEECDLLVAVGVRFDDRATGKVPEFCPNAKVIHMDIDPSELDKIKTSTASVTGDVLDIFQALIPQVEEKVREVWNAQVQALKNDHPMLIPHAEDPTSAYGVVLKAAELAGETAIVCTDVGQHQMRTAQVYPFKHPRQWLTSGGLGTMGFGMPASIGAALAAPDRSVICFSGDGSIMMNIQDLATAMEYDIPIKIILTNNNALGLVRQQQDLFYGKRYFASDYSKSVDFIKIADGFGINTHDLGTSSNPAKTLEEALAESGPSLIHVPLSPDDPVYPMVPPGAANSEMIGGEKNV, from the coding sequence ATGAAATTGAGTGGTGCGGAAATTATTATCAAATTGTTGGAACGGCAGGGAATAGATACTATCGCAGGTATCCCTGGTGGTGCCAATCTGCCCATGTATGATGCGTTGGGGCAGAGTGACTCCATTCGGCATATTCTGACCCGCCATGAGCAGGGAGCCGGCTTTATTGCTCAGGGCATGGCTCGCGTTACGGGCAAGCCGGCGGTGTTTTTCGCTACCTCCGGGCCGGGAGCGACCAATACCTTGACGGCTATTGCCGATGCCAAGCTTGATTCCATCCCTATTATCTGTATTACCGGGCAGGTGCCGCTTTCCATGATCGGTACTGACGCTTTTCAGGAAGTCGACACATATGGCCTGAGCGTTCCCATTACGAAGCATAATTTTCTTGTTCGTTCCGTAAAAGATTTGCTTGACGTCATACCTGCTGCGTTTCGTATAGCGTCAAGTGGTCGGCCCGGGCCTGTGGTTGTTGATGTTCCCAAAGATGTGCAGATGGCCATGTGTGAATTTGATGCGTGGTCGGAAATTGGCGAACGTGAACCGACTGAGGAGTTGATCCCGGCCGAAATCAGACGGGCTGCTGATATGATTAACAAGGCGGAAAGGCCTGTTTTGTATCTTGGCGGTGGCGTTATTCAATCCGATTCGGCTGCCGAGGCCCTTGCTTTGGCGGAAAAGGCGGGTATCCCGTCCGCAATGACCCTTATGGGGTTGGGGGTTATTCCGACGGATAATCCGCTCTGTTTGGGAATGCTGGGTATGCATGCGGCCCGTTATACCAATATGGCCTTGGAAGAATGTGATTTGCTTGTTGCCGTGGGTGTGCGTTTTGATGACCGTGCAACCGGCAAGGTTCCGGAATTTTGTCCCAATGCTAAAGTGATTCATATGGATATCGATCCGAGTGAATTGGATAAAATTAAAACATCCACAGCATCTGTCACTGGCGACGTCCTTGATATTTTTCAAGCCTTGATTCCACAGGTTGAGGAAAAGGTACGCGAAGTATGGAATGCGCAGGTTCAGGCGTTGAAGAATGATCATCCAATGTTGATACCGCATGCCGAGGACCCGACATCAGCGTATGGAGTCGTGTTGAAAGCGGCTGAACTGGCCGGAGAAACTGCGATTGTATGTACTGATGTCGGGCAGCATCAGATGCGGACCGCTCAAGTATATCCTTTCAAACATCCGCGCCAATGGCTGACATCTGGTGGTCTTGGCACCATGGGATTTGGTATGCCCGCATCAATTGGTGCCGCTTTGGCAGCCCCGGATCGTTCAGTGATTTGTTTCAGCGGTGACGGTTCGATTATGATGAATATTCAGGACTTGGCTACAGCCATGGAATACGACATCCCGATCAAGATCATTTTGACCAACAACAATGCGCTTGGTTTGGTTCGTCAGCAACAGGATCTGTTTTACGGCAAACGGTATTTTGCTTCCGATTATTCAAAAAGCGTCGATTTTATCAAAATTGCGGATGGGTTTGGTATCAATACTCATGATTTGGGCACAAGTAGCAATCCCGCCAAGACGTTGGAAGAAGCGTTGGCGGAGTCTGGTCCGTCCTTGATCCATGTGCCCCTTAGTCCCGATGACCCTGTCTATCCGATGGTCCCTCCGGGTGCTGCGAATTCTGAAATGATTGGAGGTGAGAAAAATGTGTAA
- a CDS encoding TetR/AcrR family transcriptional regulator: MSIGKKEKILRAAQEIFARCGYAGTTMKMVAEQAGVASGLVFHYFESKENLFMVAGSELIDTMITELRAKTDNCKSGCDALGAFIGAYLDFTVENEKTFPTIIRCSPFSDDNPDLDRDKIGAKFRELIDMIEEFLRRGVEDGSLKNLPVTQTAFMVYGSIVGAVRTRFLTPYKVAELYEEARLFILRSVCTPEAL, translated from the coding sequence GTGTCAATAGGAAAGAAAGAAAAGATTCTGAGAGCCGCCCAGGAAATATTCGCTCGATGTGGATATGCCGGAACGACCATGAAAATGGTCGCTGAACAGGCTGGAGTGGCATCGGGATTGGTCTTTCATTATTTTGAATCCAAAGAAAATCTCTTCATGGTTGCCGGGAGTGAATTGATCGACACAATGATCACTGAACTGCGTGCAAAAACAGATAATTGCAAGTCCGGTTGTGACGCTCTGGGGGCATTTATTGGAGCATATCTGGATTTTACTGTAGAGAATGAGAAAACATTTCCAACCATTATCCGGTGTTCACCTTTCAGCGATGATAATCCTGATTTGGATCGGGATAAAATTGGTGCTAAGTTTAGAGAACTTATTGATATGATTGAGGAGTTCTTGCGCCGAGGCGTTGAGGACGGATCTCTCAAAAATTTGCCGGTCACTCAGACTGCCTTCATGGTTTATGGAAGTATTGTTGGTGCCGTTCGTACCCGTTTTTTGACGCCGTACAAGGTTGCCGAGTTATATGAAGAGGCTCGTCTGTTTATTTTGCGGAGTGTGTGTACGCCGGAGGCTCTTTAA
- a CDS encoding SufB/SufD family protein — protein sequence MNKVDLTNFKFDGLQQEAIDDLSVLSEEDKDQLLMAGVVSDLSTRSASYLQMDQSAVHCQSMDDGVEIMDIKDALKKYDGLKEYYWTLVDKDKDEFTKSAYDNLHGGYFIRVKAGAKIKDPIQSCLMLKSENVGQNVHNLVIIEEGAEAHIITGCSVAHGTKAGAHLGISEFFVKKNASLTFTMVHNWSEDVAVRPRSAGVVEEGGKFLSNYVLLKPVKDLQMYPSIEMNGPHSVARFNSVVMAPEGSHLDMGNRVIMNAPHTRCEIIARTISTGGTIINRGHIGAHHVPSKGHLECQGLILGGGRIWAIPELDGTVEGVELSHEASVGKIAQEEIEYLMARGMDEDEATSTIVRGFLNTDIMGLPARLQREIDKQIEELQASDAM from the coding sequence ATGAATAAAGTCGATCTTACCAATTTCAAGTTTGACGGGCTTCAGCAGGAAGCCATTGATGATTTGTCTGTTTTGTCCGAAGAGGACAAGGACCAACTCCTCATGGCTGGCGTTGTTTCTGACCTGAGCACGCGTTCCGCTTCTTATTTGCAGATGGATCAGTCTGCCGTGCATTGTCAGTCCATGGATGATGGTGTTGAGATTATGGACATCAAGGATGCTCTCAAGAAGTATGATGGCCTTAAGGAATACTACTGGACGTTGGTAGACAAAGATAAGGATGAGTTTACCAAATCTGCCTATGACAATTTGCATGGTGGATATTTCATTCGCGTCAAGGCTGGCGCTAAAATCAAGGACCCCATTCAGTCCTGCTTGATGCTTAAGTCCGAGAATGTTGGCCAGAATGTGCACAATCTCGTCATCATCGAAGAGGGGGCAGAGGCGCACATTATTACCGGTTGTTCCGTGGCTCATGGCACAAAGGCTGGGGCGCATTTGGGTATTTCCGAATTTTTTGTTAAAAAGAACGCATCACTGACTTTTACCATGGTACACAACTGGAGCGAGGACGTTGCTGTCCGCCCCCGGTCTGCAGGTGTGGTTGAAGAGGGCGGCAAGTTCCTGTCCAATTATGTTCTGCTCAAGCCGGTCAAGGACTTACAGATGTACCCGTCCATCGAAATGAATGGTCCGCACTCCGTGGCACGTTTCAATTCCGTTGTGATGGCTCCTGAAGGTTCTCATCTGGATATGGGTAACCGGGTAATCATGAACGCACCGCACACACGGTGTGAGATCATTGCTCGGACCATTTCTACCGGCGGCACGATCATTAATCGTGGTCACATCGGTGCACATCATGTGCCGAGTAAGGGGCACCTCGAATGTCAGGGCCTTATTCTTGGTGGTGGTCGTATCTGGGCTATCCCCGAATTGGACGGTACCGTGGAGGGTGTAGAGCTCTCTCATGAAGCGTCTGTGGGTAAAATTGCACAAGAAGAGATTGAATATCTCATGGCTCGTGGCATGGATGAAGACGAGGCAACCTCGACCATCGTCCGCGGTTTTCTGAATACCGATATTATGGGGCTGCCCGCTCGGTTACAGAGGGAAATTGATAAGCAGATTGAGGAATTGCAAGCCTCTGACGCCATGTAG
- the ilvN gene encoding acetolactate synthase small subunit, with the protein MCKQTVLELSVNNHPGVMSHICGLFARRAYNVEGIACMPINGGGKSKIWLLVNADHRLDQMIKQVDKLEDVLGVERHDHGHEVFMKMSEFVQ; encoded by the coding sequence ATGTGTAAGCAAACGGTTCTCGAGTTGTCGGTGAACAATCATCCCGGTGTGATGTCTCATATTTGTGGGCTTTTTGCCCGCAGGGCCTACAACGTTGAAGGTATTGCCTGTATGCCGATTAATGGCGGTGGCAAGAGTAAAATATGGTTGCTTGTCAACGCGGATCATCGACTGGATCAAATGATTAAACAGGTAGACAAACTGGAAGACGTTTTAGGGGTAGAGCGTCACGACCACGGACATGAGGTTTTTATGAAAATGTCTGAATTTGTTCAATAA
- a CDS encoding Smr/MutS family protein gives MKKKRINNLGDLKQIKFEKKKDDVYSLPYDKNVPQKENVNPQNEPADEEVFMAAMRGVEKMDGASGRQVAPQAETAPSQVVSVEDETQDPQRFMRGDIEFELEYTDEFMYGYVRGLDIKIFQQLKSGSLSVATHLDLHGMTADQAQENLLFFIRESYLQGHRCVLVVTGRGKNSPGGQSILRTGTETWLTKEPLRHVVLAFCTAQPKDGGAGALYVLLRKQKKTQGKIKWDTTVNWDDNE, from the coding sequence ATGAAAAAGAAGCGTATAAACAACCTTGGCGATCTCAAGCAGATCAAATTCGAGAAGAAAAAAGACGATGTCTATTCTCTTCCGTACGACAAAAATGTGCCTCAAAAAGAAAATGTCAACCCACAAAATGAACCAGCAGACGAAGAAGTATTCATGGCCGCCATGCGCGGGGTGGAAAAAATGGATGGCGCAAGCGGCAGACAGGTGGCTCCCCAAGCTGAAACAGCCCCGTCTCAAGTCGTTTCCGTTGAAGATGAAACCCAAGACCCTCAACGATTTATGCGAGGCGACATCGAATTCGAACTCGAATACACTGATGAATTCATGTACGGTTATGTTCGCGGCCTAGATATCAAAATATTTCAACAACTCAAATCCGGCTCGCTTAGCGTTGCCACTCACCTCGATCTTCATGGTATGACAGCGGATCAGGCTCAAGAGAATCTGCTCTTCTTCATCCGAGAAAGCTATCTTCAGGGACATCGATGTGTCTTGGTCGTCACTGGCCGTGGGAAAAACTCCCCCGGTGGACAATCGATTCTGCGAACAGGAACCGAAACATGGTTGACCAAAGAGCCACTCAGACATGTTGTTTTAGCTTTTTGCACCGCACAACCCAAAGATGGTGGTGCAGGAGCTTTATACGTACTCCTCCGCAAACAGAAGAAGACTCAGGGCAAGATAAAGTGGGATACTACGGTCAATTGGGACGACAATGAATAA
- a CDS encoding ABC transporter ATP-binding protein, translated as MLTIEDLHVNIGDKEVLKGINLQINEGETFILFGPNGSGKTSLLMSLMGFSGYNVTKGKIYFKGQDITEVPMYERARLGVGMSFQRPPTIHGLRTRHLVQRCSRKGEVNPEMLAETVNMTEFLDRDINAGFSGGEIKRSELLQLMAQQPDLVLFDEPESGVDMENMQLVGKVARDVLDGNFNITPDLSLRERKEQTRTAGLIITHTGYILDYVNADRGQVLYQGHLCCEGRPRDILDHIREHGYQECVRCMN; from the coding sequence ATGCTGACCATAGAAGACTTGCATGTCAACATCGGCGATAAAGAGGTCCTCAAGGGGATCAATCTTCAGATAAACGAAGGGGAAACATTTATTTTGTTCGGACCGAATGGTTCGGGCAAGACGTCCCTTCTTATGTCTCTGATGGGCTTTTCCGGATATAATGTCACCAAGGGAAAGATATACTTTAAAGGACAGGACATCACGGAAGTCCCCATGTATGAACGGGCACGCCTTGGTGTTGGTATGTCCTTCCAGCGACCCCCGACCATTCATGGCTTGCGGACCCGCCATCTTGTCCAGAGGTGTTCTCGAAAAGGTGAAGTGAATCCTGAAATGTTGGCTGAAACCGTCAACATGACCGAATTTTTAGATCGTGATATTAACGCCGGTTTTTCCGGTGGGGAAATCAAACGATCTGAATTACTTCAGCTTATGGCACAGCAGCCTGACCTCGTACTTTTTGACGAGCCGGAATCAGGCGTTGATATGGAGAACATGCAGTTGGTGGGCAAGGTCGCCCGCGACGTGCTGGATGGTAATTTTAATATTACTCCTGATTTGAGCCTGCGTGAGCGCAAGGAACAAACCAGAACAGCCGGACTGATTATCACCCATACCGGTTACATCCTTGACTATGTCAACGCTGACCGCGGACAGGTTCTGTATCAGGGCCACCTGTGTTGTGAAGGCCGTCCCAGAGATATTTTGGACCACATCCGGGAGCATGGCTACCAGGAATGTGTTCGCTGCATGAACTAG
- a CDS encoding chemotaxis protein CheW, producing the protein MADEALKDINQFLTFTLGKEIFALDIGTVREVLELTSITKIPRTPEFMRGVINLRGHAVPVVDMRLKLGMSQGEDTVDTCIIIVEIEFEGEFTVMGALVDSVREVFEMTPDTIEPAPKMGAAINAEYIKGMGRQNGQFIIIIDINKIFSAEELAIAKNLAGVGGGVDQPPVEEGVAATSAASA; encoded by the coding sequence ATGGCTGATGAAGCTTTGAAAGATATCAATCAGTTTTTGACCTTCACTTTAGGTAAAGAAATTTTTGCGTTGGATATCGGGACGGTACGGGAAGTTCTGGAATTAACGTCCATTACTAAGATCCCTAGGACACCCGAGTTTATGCGTGGTGTTATCAATCTGCGTGGTCATGCCGTTCCGGTTGTGGACATGCGCTTGAAGCTGGGCATGTCGCAGGGTGAAGACACCGTCGATACGTGCATTATTATTGTCGAGATTGAATTTGAGGGAGAATTCACTGTCATGGGTGCTCTTGTCGATTCCGTACGCGAGGTCTTTGAAATGACTCCGGATACTATTGAGCCTGCTCCCAAGATGGGCGCAGCCATCAATGCCGAGTATATTAAGGGAATGGGACGTCAGAACGGGCAGTTCATTATTATCATTGATATCAATAAGATTTTTTCTGCAGAAGAGCTTGCCATTGCCAAGAATCTGGCAGGAGTGGGCGGTGGAGTCGATCAACCACCTGTTGAAGAGGGTGTGGCGGCAACTTCAGCAGCCTCAGCTTAA